GCGCGGCTGGATCGAGTGGTACGACAAGGACGTCATCAAGCTCAACCGGGACCACGCCCCGAACCTCCTGATCCCGAAGCGCTCCATCAAGTACCTCTACAAGGAGGAAGAGGAGCGCATGCACAAGAAGAGGCGGCGCCCGCTGCCCGGCGCGGGTCCGGGAGTCGGCGGCCC
This Acidobacteriota bacterium DNA region includes the following protein-coding sequences:
- a CDS encoding RNA chaperone Hfq, whose protein sequence is MRDHGAPRPAGGGARRVVPPEQTNAEAYYYLKQMQSKTPIVVRLVDGEELRGWIEWYDKDVIKLNRDHAPNLLIPKRSIKYLYKEEEERMHKKRRRPLPGAGPGVGGPG